In Desulfosediminicola ganghwensis, a single window of DNA contains:
- a CDS encoding MFS transporter — translation MERSTLITLLLTIFIALLGIGVIIPVMPVLAESLGAGGVALGMIIAAFSIVRGLAQPVVGNLSDILGRKWFMVAGLFIYGLVGLLIPHATSVNDLIIIRGFQGLGSAMIVPIALAYVSILAPAGQEGRYMGYLNIAMFCGIGCGPVFGGLFMDTLGLASAFYAMAILSFAAFVLVVFNMPAYLPRKGVEAAGLLPSLVRMARRRRTVGILLARYATMIVMVPTMAFLPLLMMQWESHVTGTQVGLVIAARTLVNAVLQVPFGKLVDTCNKITLLVIGTLSMGVSLAFVPHGSSVIEMIILYAILGIGEALIWPVLGAYASEEGRTHFGHGTMMGVYSLAMSGGVFTGAMLAGYSTDNMGMSWAYYLTALAVCLITIFAAYMIYLGEQADKAGNVQSDRR, via the coding sequence ATGGAACGTAGTACACTCATAACCCTGCTTCTCACAATTTTCATCGCTCTACTGGGGATTGGAGTCATCATTCCGGTTATGCCTGTTCTAGCCGAAAGCCTCGGTGCCGGCGGTGTGGCGTTGGGGATGATTATCGCTGCGTTTTCCATCGTACGTGGGCTCGCCCAGCCAGTGGTGGGCAACCTTTCCGACATCCTGGGCAGAAAATGGTTCATGGTAGCCGGGCTCTTTATCTATGGTCTGGTGGGACTCCTGATCCCCCATGCGACAAGTGTCAATGACCTGATCATAATCAGGGGATTTCAGGGACTCGGTTCGGCAATGATCGTACCTATTGCCCTGGCTTATGTGAGTATACTTGCCCCGGCCGGACAAGAGGGGCGTTATATGGGGTATCTCAATATCGCCATGTTCTGCGGCATAGGATGTGGGCCGGTATTTGGCGGGCTGTTCATGGATACGCTGGGATTGGCTTCTGCCTTCTATGCCATGGCAATTCTCTCTTTTGCCGCCTTTGTGCTGGTGGTTTTCAATATGCCGGCCTACCTCCCACGAAAGGGTGTGGAGGCGGCAGGGTTGTTGCCCAGTCTGGTCAGGATGGCCCGTCGCAGGAGAACCGTCGGTATCCTCCTGGCCAGGTACGCCACCATGATCGTCATGGTACCCACCATGGCATTTCTCCCTTTGCTGATGATGCAGTGGGAAAGCCATGTGACGGGAACTCAGGTGGGATTGGTCATTGCCGCGCGGACCCTGGTAAACGCCGTTCTTCAGGTACCGTTCGGCAAGTTGGTTGACACCTGTAACAAAATAACACTGCTTGTTATCGGCACTCTGTCCATGGGTGTCTCTCTAGCTTTTGTCCCGCATGGTTCGAGTGTTATCGAAATGATTATTCTCTATGCAATTCTCGGTATAGGGGAGGCCCTTATCTGGCCGGTTTTGGGAGCATATGCATCGGAGGAGGGCCGAACGCATTTCGGACATGGAACCATGATGGGAGTATACAGCCTGGCCATGAGCGGAGGTGTTTTTACCGGTGCAATGCTGGCTGGCTATTCAACAGATAATATGGGGATGAGTTGGGCCTACTATCTTACTGCGCTTGCGGTTTGTCTGATCACAATCTTTGCTGCTTATATGATATATCTGGGTGAGCAGGCGGACAAAGCCGGAAACGTACAGTCAGACAGGCGATGA
- a CDS encoding TPM domain-containing protein yields the protein MKNLAESFLTPEEQQLVSKAVHAAELQTSGEIVPMIVSASHHYPLACASGGAIITLPVALLLTSLIGNYLWLGPENMYLFLAIFAVLYLPARALVTHLLWLKRFFLNSDQVEEEVAEAAITSFYEEGLYRTRAENGILIFISVFEHKVWVLGDRGINEKIAPDQWLEIVEELTHGIRTNCRCESLCRAIERVGEILAHHFPIEGDDHNELHNLSIR from the coding sequence ATGAAAAATCTTGCCGAATCGTTTCTCACACCAGAAGAACAACAGCTGGTCAGCAAGGCAGTTCATGCGGCCGAACTCCAAACCTCGGGTGAGATCGTACCCATGATAGTCTCAGCCAGCCACCACTACCCGCTGGCCTGTGCTTCAGGCGGCGCCATTATCACTCTTCCTGTGGCTTTACTGCTAACCTCTCTTATCGGCAACTACCTCTGGCTTGGACCCGAAAACATGTACCTTTTTCTGGCAATTTTTGCGGTGCTTTACCTCCCCGCCCGGGCTCTTGTTACCCACCTCCTGTGGCTAAAGCGTTTCTTCCTGAACAGTGACCAGGTCGAAGAGGAGGTGGCAGAGGCGGCGATAACATCTTTTTATGAGGAGGGACTTTATCGCACCAGGGCTGAGAACGGTATCCTGATATTCATCTCAGTTTTTGAGCATAAAGTATGGGTTTTGGGCGACAGGGGCATCAACGAAAAAATTGCCCCCGACCAATGGCTTGAAATAGTAGAAGAACTGACTCACGGCATCAGGACGAACTGCCGCTGCGAAAGCCTGTGCAGAGCGATCGAACGTGTAGGAGAGATACTTGCACACCATTTCCCGATAGAAGGAGATGACCACAACGAACTCCACAATCTCAGCATCCGCTAA
- a CDS encoding DUF2059 domain-containing protein, protein MIKRVLAVLVVLMFSSCPCWASDEKAEDILKLLVITGSLEQAKDIVIYLAQAELAAVSESDDDISKQAIAIIEEETVKILTGQFAAGSALVSELVNIYAEYFSHDEILQIIAFYESGVGSKMIASMPQIMEKSMLAGQMMGNSITPLLRDNILSRLQQEGIEVPR, encoded by the coding sequence ATGATAAAGCGTGTTCTGGCGGTGCTGGTGGTGCTGATGTTTTCAAGTTGCCCCTGTTGGGCGAGTGATGAGAAGGCAGAAGATATCCTTAAGTTGCTCGTTATTACCGGATCGCTGGAGCAGGCTAAAGATATAGTGATCTATCTGGCCCAAGCTGAACTGGCGGCCGTGAGTGAAAGTGACGATGATATCTCAAAGCAGGCAATTGCCATTATAGAAGAAGAAACAGTCAAAATCCTGACCGGGCAATTTGCTGCCGGTTCAGCGCTTGTGAGCGAATTGGTGAATATATATGCGGAATATTTCAGTCACGATGAGATATTGCAGATCATCGCATTTTATGAATCAGGGGTGGGTTCGAAGATGATTGCCAGCATGCCGCAGATTATGGAAAAATCAATGCTTGCCGGCCAGATGATGGGCAATAGTATTACACCTCTGTTGAGAGATAATATCCTGTCAAGGTTACAGCAGGAAGGTATTGAAGTACCCCGCTAA
- a CDS encoding TolC family protein yields the protein MKRVSLVTATFVGCLAGAVAAQAMDLTAMQNAAVDNRAVVQRFISNVESSEQDVALAKGPYYPSVDLSYITNTLDEASDFENSENSVAEATVSWNMFSGFRDKYNLLTARQLQEVEEYRLQGIKQDLRLVVALSYLGVYDSLANLKVTEDAVRTLERVYRDGENRYEVGLIGKNDLLKFRVDYDNADINMKAARARLDKSVNSLAREIGVGVTLEDLRFEEFSILPNELDEMEYLQRMLVSRSEILALEGVIAASESQVRASYADYYPSVDLVGSYSRYDDNYFNGAGDEEDDELRASLVLSMNIFRGFTKEAQTSKAKLEKRGNQFELQELQETLTNDLHNLFIDYRVSLENVEVARRSIEQAEENLRITQLKYDEGLERESDLLDAIASLSRAQANEVAVIRTVYSNYFQIQRMVAGF from the coding sequence ATGAAGAGAGTTAGTCTGGTCACCGCAACGTTTGTCGGTTGTCTCGCGGGCGCAGTTGCTGCGCAGGCGATGGATCTCACGGCAATGCAGAATGCCGCGGTGGATAATCGTGCGGTGGTGCAGCGCTTTATAAGCAATGTGGAGAGCAGCGAGCAGGATGTTGCCCTGGCGAAAGGGCCCTACTATCCGTCTGTGGATCTCTCCTATATCACTAATACGCTCGATGAAGCGAGCGATTTTGAGAATTCTGAGAACAGTGTGGCTGAAGCCACGGTGAGCTGGAATATGTTCTCAGGATTTCGGGATAAATATAACCTGCTTACGGCCCGGCAACTCCAGGAGGTGGAAGAGTACCGCCTGCAAGGCATCAAGCAGGATCTCAGGCTGGTGGTCGCTCTCAGTTATCTCGGGGTTTATGACAGTCTGGCCAACCTGAAGGTGACTGAAGATGCAGTCCGCACCCTTGAGCGGGTCTACCGGGATGGTGAGAATCGATATGAAGTGGGGCTGATCGGTAAAAATGATCTGCTCAAATTCAGGGTCGACTACGATAACGCCGATATTAATATGAAAGCGGCCCGGGCCCGCCTTGATAAGAGTGTCAACTCTCTTGCGCGGGAGATCGGGGTCGGGGTGACTCTGGAAGATTTGCGTTTTGAAGAATTTTCCATATTGCCGAACGAGCTTGATGAGATGGAATACCTGCAGAGGATGCTTGTCTCGCGTAGCGAAATCCTTGCCCTGGAAGGGGTGATAGCCGCCAGTGAGTCCCAGGTGCGGGCAAGTTACGCGGATTATTATCCCAGCGTGGATCTGGTGGGCAGTTACAGTCGCTACGACGACAACTACTTCAACGGCGCCGGTGATGAAGAAGATGACGAGTTGCGCGCCAGTCTGGTTCTCTCCATGAATATTTTTCGTGGCTTTACCAAAGAGGCCCAGACCAGCAAGGCCAAGCTGGAAAAGCGCGGCAATCAGTTTGAGTTGCAGGAGTTGCAGGAGACTCTCACAAATGATCTGCACAATCTCTTCATTGATTACCGGGTAAGCCTGGAGAACGTGGAGGTTGCCAGAAGGTCAATTGAGCAGGCAGAGGAAAACCTGCGAATCACCCAACTGAAATATGATGAGGGACTGGAGCGTGAGTCCGATCTGCTGGATGCCATCGCCAGTCTCTCCCGGGCCCAGGCCAACGAGGTGGCGGTTATCCGCACTGTGTATAGTAATTATTTCCAGATTCAGAGGATGGTCGCCGGCTTTTAA
- a CDS encoding TPM domain-containing protein yields MSFADCCNSLYVHGLRICRAASGMALSITIIAVLGLQAPSAGALEVPPLTARINDYAKMLNPATVSQLENSLKTFEDEQSTQLVVLTIESLEGDSLEDFSIRVAENWRIGQADLDNGAILLIAQNDRKIRIEVGYGLEPTLTDLTSGRIIREIIAPLFKRGDFDQGVINGVNAMMDVVRGEFSAPENQASQNQVGLETFPIMLMAVLLFIGKAFGKHKALAAAIGGVAAPVLGYFILGAKWLLLAVLVPAGAVGGLIASAFAASSLNSRTIHRGSGRHYGGYGSGGLGGGFGGGFGGGGGGFGGGGASGGW; encoded by the coding sequence ATGTCTTTTGCCGATTGCTGTAATTCTCTATATGTTCATGGTCTTCGTATCTGTAGAGCCGCCTCCGGCATGGCTCTGTCAATAACCATCATTGCGGTACTCGGACTGCAAGCGCCGTCAGCGGGGGCCCTCGAAGTCCCCCCTCTTACGGCCAGGATCAATGATTACGCGAAGATGCTGAATCCTGCCACTGTGAGTCAGCTCGAAAATTCCCTGAAAACATTTGAGGATGAACAGTCGACCCAACTGGTAGTCCTTACCATAGAGAGTCTTGAAGGTGATTCGCTGGAGGATTTTTCGATCAGGGTTGCAGAAAACTGGCGGATAGGCCAGGCCGATCTGGACAACGGAGCCATCCTGCTCATTGCCCAAAATGATCGAAAAATCAGAATAGAAGTTGGGTACGGCCTCGAGCCCACACTCACCGACCTCACTTCGGGCAGAATAATCCGGGAGATCATTGCTCCCTTGTTCAAGCGTGGCGACTTCGACCAGGGGGTAATTAATGGCGTCAATGCCATGATGGATGTTGTCCGGGGTGAGTTTTCCGCCCCGGAAAATCAAGCCAGCCAAAATCAGGTCGGCCTTGAGACATTTCCCATTATGCTGATGGCCGTTCTGCTCTTTATCGGAAAAGCGTTCGGCAAACACAAAGCGCTGGCGGCTGCCATCGGCGGAGTTGCCGCACCGGTTCTTGGCTATTTCATCCTTGGCGCGAAATGGCTGCTTCTTGCTGTCCTGGTACCCGCTGGCGCGGTCGGAGGGTTGATCGCCTCTGCCTTTGCTGCCTCTTCATTAAACTCCAGGACCATTCACCGCGGGAGCGGCCGTCACTACGGTGGTTACGGCAGCGGAGGTTTGGGGGGTGGCTTCGGAGGAGGATTTGGCGGCGGAGGGGGCGGTTTCGGCGGAGGCGGTGCCTCAGGAGGATGGTGA
- a CDS encoding MarR family winged helix-turn-helix transcriptional regulator: MDKLQENALGRLLYLSAMSFRNYLENHLKPYDLTAEQFHVMKCLIEEDGVTQSRLCTSTYKSPANVTRILDRLEKKRCLERRNNPGDRRSSLVHLTGQGGLLMAKIKEELADCEAKVTTGLSPQEVQVIKDGLKIIRYNMEQSMGEQAK, encoded by the coding sequence ATGGATAAATTACAAGAGAATGCATTAGGTCGCCTGTTGTACCTGTCTGCCATGTCGTTCAGGAACTATCTCGAAAACCACTTGAAACCATACGACCTGACGGCGGAACAGTTTCATGTGATGAAGTGCCTGATCGAGGAAGATGGCGTAACACAGAGTCGTCTTTGTACTTCGACCTACAAGAGCCCGGCCAATGTGACCAGGATTCTTGACAGGCTGGAGAAAAAGCGATGCCTCGAACGACGGAATAATCCTGGCGACAGACGATCGAGCCTGGTGCATCTTACCGGGCAGGGAGGGCTTCTCATGGCAAAGATCAAGGAGGAGCTTGCCGATTGTGAGGCGAAGGTAACAACTGGTTTGAGCCCTCAGGAGGTGCAGGTAATTAAAGATGGGCTGAAGATCATCCGCTACAATATGGAACAAAGTATGGGGGAACAGGCGAAATGA
- a CDS encoding LemA family protein — MTRPAPVRFFQKLNWLSALALTAFILSSCGYNDLQIKEESVFKAWADIEATLQRRGDLIPNLVETVKGYAAHEKETLEAVVNARAKASSIQLNTSDLGDAAKMQQFQEAQGGLNSALSRLMVVVERYPDLKANQNFLDLQNQLEGTENRINVARQRYNQAVEVFNAAIRKFPQSLTNNILLHLDRKEYFKADEAAKQVPEVKF; from the coding sequence ATGACCCGCCCTGCCCCAGTTAGATTTTTTCAAAAACTCAACTGGCTGAGCGCACTGGCTCTCACCGCGTTTATACTCAGCTCCTGTGGCTATAATGATCTGCAGATAAAGGAGGAATCTGTTTTCAAAGCCTGGGCTGATATCGAAGCTACCCTGCAGCGAAGGGGTGATCTGATCCCCAATCTCGTTGAAACAGTAAAGGGCTATGCAGCCCATGAGAAAGAGACACTGGAAGCGGTGGTCAACGCCAGGGCCAAGGCATCTTCCATACAGCTCAACACCTCCGACCTGGGAGACGCCGCCAAAATGCAGCAATTCCAGGAGGCACAGGGAGGACTCAATTCTGCTCTTTCCAGACTCATGGTGGTGGTTGAGCGCTACCCGGATCTTAAAGCCAACCAGAATTTTCTCGATCTGCAAAATCAGCTGGAAGGTACTGAAAACCGGATAAACGTTGCTCGTCAACGCTATAACCAGGCAGTGGAGGTGTTCAACGCCGCTATTCGCAAGTTTCCCCAGAGCCTGACCAACAACATCCTGCTCCACCTGGACCGCAAGGAATACTTCAAAGCGGACGAAGCAGCAAAACAGGTGCCGGAAGTGAAATTTTAA
- a CDS encoding efflux RND transporter periplasmic adaptor subunit — MREGKKGSILVLFVLGVFCGVVFLSGMVAAQGPPPARVIVSKVVEEEVSQSRSVIGILYYERTSDISTEVAGLVEVVRVNQGDHVNVGDVLVELNTEILDQEIVLTKTRIAQAELRIVNTRKNFNRLQNLFDNKGVSEKDFDDALYAYQDAQKEKQANQDNLKKLLIQKKRSVITAPFAGIILAKNVDSGAWVQQGKQLVSLGSINDLYVRAPISEALLQYIRMGEEVPVIITAFGEEKSGKVVDIDPVADVKTKNVFLKIKIDPLPLVAQNMSATVHVPASPKTQLRILPRAAIIKNQGKDFIFTIKEGKASILPVHVVSFMGEKVAVDNPYIVVGMDVVVEGNERLRPDQPVMIAGER; from the coding sequence ATGAGAGAGGGGAAAAAGGGCAGTATTCTCGTGTTGTTTGTATTAGGAGTATTTTGCGGAGTTGTATTCTTAAGCGGCATGGTGGCAGCTCAGGGACCACCGCCTGCACGGGTTATTGTCAGCAAGGTCGTGGAAGAAGAGGTCTCCCAGAGTCGCTCGGTGATCGGCATTCTCTACTATGAGCGGACCAGTGACATTTCTACCGAGGTGGCCGGCCTGGTAGAGGTAGTGCGTGTGAACCAGGGTGATCATGTGAATGTGGGGGATGTGCTGGTTGAGCTTAATACCGAGATTCTCGATCAGGAGATAGTCTTGACGAAAACTCGTATCGCCCAGGCGGAACTTCGTATCGTCAACACCAGGAAAAACTTCAATCGCCTGCAGAATCTGTTCGACAACAAGGGGGTCAGCGAGAAGGATTTCGATGATGCGCTTTACGCCTATCAGGACGCCCAGAAAGAAAAGCAAGCCAATCAGGATAACCTGAAAAAACTGCTGATCCAGAAAAAAAGAAGCGTTATCACTGCTCCTTTTGCCGGTATTATTCTCGCCAAAAATGTGGACTCAGGTGCCTGGGTCCAGCAGGGCAAGCAGTTGGTGAGCCTCGGTTCTATAAATGATCTGTATGTACGGGCACCTATCTCGGAAGCGCTGTTGCAATACATCCGAATGGGTGAGGAGGTGCCGGTGATCATAACCGCTTTTGGTGAAGAAAAGAGCGGTAAGGTGGTTGATATTGATCCGGTGGCCGATGTGAAGACCAAAAATGTCTTCTTAAAGATCAAGATCGATCCGTTGCCGCTGGTCGCTCAGAACATGTCTGCTACGGTTCACGTTCCTGCCAGCCCCAAAACGCAACTGCGGATATTGCCGAGAGCGGCGATTATCAAAAATCAGGGCAAAGATTTCATCTTTACCATCAAAGAAGGGAAGGCCTCCATCCTGCCGGTTCATGTCGTTAGTTTTATGGGGGAAAAAGTTGCGGTGGATAACCCGTATATCGTGGTGGGAATGGACGTGGTGGTAGAAGGTAATGAGCGTCTCCGCCCTGATCAGCCGGTTATGATTGCGGGAGAGAGATAA
- a CDS encoding efflux RND transporter permease subunit, whose translation MNIVEYALKKPVSVAVGVILVATFGLLGLQKLPVQLTPDVETPQITVQTTWAGATPYEIEKDIIEIQEEALKGLQGLTEMESSSYNNFGEITLSFGIGTELDDALLRVSNKMNEVSGYPDSADKPKIEAAGANSSPVIWSMLKTREDNPNHINTYRTYFEDNVRQHIERVPGVGSLLVFGGTEAEMHVTLDMTEMARYNISINQISSVLKNANATTSAGVLGIGRKNYRIRTMGQFQSPEDVMDVVVFDDGIKRVYLRDIAKVDPGYDEETGAVFHNGTQVIVIGIRKEPGANVLEMTERVEQEVERLNSGLLGDKQLYIDMVYDQRPYINTAIDLVKTNVMLGGLLAILVLLTFLRSLRSTITTAVAIPVSVVGSFIFLWVSGRSLNVVSLAGISFAVGMLVDNSIVVLENIDRHRKMGKDAFTAALDGANEVWGAVFASTATTVAVFLPVVFMQEEAGQLFRDIAIAITFSIMLSLVVSVTVIPTLINIFYRNRKEKEKTWLQRSTVGPVIADGLMWFSNLCLKNVFTRLASVLVFTLLSVVLIVSLKPSAEYLPLGNRNLILNILIPPPGYSVDKLKEIGGYIFESSEPYFKEDDREGFPQIKQMFYVGSDRFTLFGGISTHETRAAELIPLFSRIMNTIPGFFGVSLQAGIFESGLGEGRTVEVNISGENIDQIAGSALMLYGATMQTIPGSQVRPVPSFETSYPEIRVIGNKEKLAANGLTERDLGVYIDTLMDGRKVDDYRPEGVKQIDLVVKGSDEIYDTPERILRATIVNSYGNLIHVGDVASLEYSQGMPQINHLERKRTITLQVTPPKDLPIQTAMETIENNLIKPMQEEGKLAGLDITIGGNADKLQETGEALKWNLLLALLITYLLMAALFENFLYPLIILFSVPLAAAGGFVGLVAVNAFVAPQAFDILAMLGFIILIGTVVNNAILIVHQSLNNVRYNGLVGMEAVSDAVRTRIRPIFMSATTSLLAMTPLVLSTGSGSELYRGLGSILLGGLALSTLFTLFVIPSLLIFVIGFERSRVNEES comes from the coding sequence ATGAACATCGTCGAATACGCTCTGAAAAAACCGGTGAGTGTGGCGGTGGGAGTTATCCTGGTGGCCACCTTTGGCCTGCTCGGTCTGCAAAAGTTGCCGGTACAGCTCACTCCGGATGTTGAGACGCCCCAGATTACTGTACAGACAACCTGGGCCGGCGCGACCCCTTACGAGATTGAGAAGGATATCATCGAGATACAGGAAGAGGCTCTGAAAGGGCTGCAGGGGCTCACGGAGATGGAGAGTTCCAGTTACAATAACTTCGGTGAGATTACTCTCTCGTTCGGAATCGGAACCGAACTGGATGATGCGCTGCTCAGAGTCTCAAACAAAATGAACGAGGTGTCCGGCTATCCCGATTCGGCGGATAAGCCGAAGATCGAGGCTGCCGGTGCTAACAGTTCGCCGGTTATCTGGTCCATGCTCAAGACCCGCGAAGATAACCCTAACCATATCAACACCTATCGCACCTACTTCGAAGACAATGTGCGCCAGCATATCGAGCGTGTGCCGGGAGTTGGTTCGTTGCTGGTTTTTGGCGGTACAGAGGCAGAAATGCATGTCACTCTCGATATGACCGAGATGGCACGGTACAACATCTCCATAAATCAGATCAGCTCTGTTTTGAAAAATGCCAATGCCACCACCTCGGCGGGTGTGCTTGGTATTGGCCGCAAAAACTATCGCATCAGAACCATGGGGCAGTTTCAGTCCCCGGAAGATGTAATGGATGTGGTGGTGTTTGATGATGGTATCAAGCGTGTCTACCTGCGGGATATTGCCAAGGTTGATCCCGGCTATGATGAGGAGACCGGGGCTGTATTCCATAACGGTACCCAGGTTATTGTTATCGGTATCCGCAAGGAACCGGGTGCCAACGTATTGGAGATGACCGAGCGTGTGGAACAGGAAGTGGAGCGGCTTAACAGTGGCCTGCTTGGTGATAAACAACTCTACATCGATATGGTCTATGACCAGCGACCATATATCAACACCGCTATAGATCTGGTGAAGACCAATGTGATGCTCGGTGGCCTTTTGGCTATTCTCGTGCTCCTCACTTTTCTCCGCAGCCTTCGTTCCACCATTACCACCGCGGTGGCTATCCCGGTCTCCGTGGTGGGCAGTTTTATCTTTTTGTGGGTGAGCGGCAGGAGCCTGAACGTGGTGAGTCTGGCCGGTATCTCTTTTGCGGTGGGCATGTTGGTGGATAACTCCATCGTCGTGCTGGAGAATATTGACCGCCACCGAAAGATGGGCAAAGATGCATTTACCGCCGCGCTGGACGGTGCCAATGAGGTGTGGGGTGCGGTTTTCGCTTCCACCGCCACCACGGTGGCGGTGTTTCTGCCGGTGGTATTCATGCAGGAGGAGGCCGGTCAGCTCTTTCGCGATATCGCCATAGCCATCACCTTCTCAATCATGCTGAGTCTGGTGGTGTCTGTTACCGTTATCCCGACCTTGATCAATATTTTCTATAGAAACAGAAAAGAAAAAGAGAAGACCTGGCTGCAGAGATCCACTGTGGGGCCGGTGATAGCTGACGGTTTGATGTGGTTCTCAAACCTCTGTTTAAAAAACGTCTTCACCAGACTTGCATCGGTATTGGTTTTCACCTTGCTTTCCGTGGTGCTGATCGTGAGCCTCAAGCCCAGTGCAGAGTATCTGCCCCTGGGCAATCGTAACCTTATTCTGAATATTCTTATCCCGCCCCCGGGGTACTCGGTCGACAAGCTCAAGGAGATAGGCGGTTACATCTTCGAGAGTTCAGAGCCCTATTTCAAGGAAGACGACCGGGAAGGGTTTCCCCAGATCAAACAGATGTTTTATGTCGGCTCGGACCGTTTCACCCTATTTGGTGGTATCTCGACCCATGAGACCCGTGCAGCTGAGTTGATTCCCCTGTTTTCACGAATCATGAACACAATCCCCGGTTTTTTCGGGGTCTCCCTGCAGGCTGGTATTTTCGAGAGCGGGCTTGGCGAGGGCAGAACGGTTGAGGTCAATATTTCCGGCGAGAACATTGACCAGATAGCGGGCTCCGCCCTGATGCTTTACGGGGCAACCATGCAGACCATACCAGGTTCCCAAGTGCGGCCGGTGCCATCTTTTGAGACCAGCTACCCTGAGATCAGGGTTATTGGTAATAAAGAAAAACTTGCGGCTAACGGGCTTACTGAAAGAGACCTGGGCGTCTATATCGATACCCTGATGGATGGTCGCAAGGTGGATGATTACCGCCCGGAAGGTGTGAAGCAGATCGATCTGGTGGTCAAAGGCAGTGATGAGATTTACGATACACCGGAGCGTATTTTAAGGGCGACCATTGTCAACAGCTATGGCAACCTTATCCACGTCGGCGATGTGGCGAGTCTCGAGTATAGTCAGGGCATGCCCCAGATCAATCATCTGGAGCGTAAGCGAACCATCACCCTGCAGGTGACTCCACCCAAGGATCTGCCCATCCAGACGGCCATGGAGACTATTGAAAACAATCTGATCAAACCGATGCAGGAAGAGGGCAAATTGGCCGGACTGGATATCACCATCGGCGGTAATGCCGATAAATTGCAGGAGACAGGGGAGGCGTTGAAGTGGAACCTGTTGCTGGCTCTGCTGATCACCTACCTGCTGATGGCGGCGTTGTTTGAGAATTTTCTCTATCCACTGATCATCCTGTTCAGTGTGCCCCTGGCAGCAGCGGGTGGGTTTGTCGGGCTTGTTGCCGTAAACGCTTTTGTGGCACCACAGGCCTTTGATATCCTGGCTATGCTTGGATTTATCATCCTTATCGGTACAGTGGTCAATAACGCTATCCTGATTGTTCACCAATCGTTGAACAACGTTCGCTATAACGGTCTGGTCGGCATGGAGGCAGTTTCCGATGCGGTGCGGACCCGTATCCGGCCCATTTTCATGAGTGCCACCACCAGCCTTTTAGCCATGACCCCGCTGGTGCTTTCCACCGGCTCGGGTAGTGAGTTGTACCGCGGCCTGGGTTCCATCCTGTTGGGAGGACTGGCCCTGTCAACGCTGTTCACGCTTTTTGTCATTCCATCACTTCTCATATTCGTCATAGGTTTTGAAAGGAGCAGAGTCAATGAAGAGAGTTAG
- a CDS encoding carboxymuconolactone decarboxylase family protein — MKDPIYPDRTQYEVSQCYPEVMSALKDLSTKVRNCGPLEEKTTHLIQLAAAAANGSEATVHSHARRAMRAGASSYEIYHALMLLLPICGYPITMEAISWCRDILEGECGE; from the coding sequence ATGAAAGACCCCATCTATCCCGACAGAACACAGTATGAAGTTTCTCAGTGCTATCCAGAGGTTATGTCGGCCTTGAAAGATCTCAGCACCAAAGTCCGCAATTGCGGACCACTGGAAGAGAAGACAACACATCTTATCCAGCTGGCTGCTGCTGCGGCAAATGGATCTGAGGCAACGGTTCATTCACACGCCAGGAGAGCGATGAGAGCAGGCGCAAGCAGTTATGAAATTTACCATGCCTTGATGCTGCTGCTGCCTATCTGTGGTTATCCGATAACCATGGAGGCGATATCCTGGTGTCGTGATATCCTCGAAGGGGAATGCGGCGAGTAA